The following proteins come from a genomic window of Chryseobacterium glaciei:
- a CDS encoding translation initiation factor: MDLRDQLKNLFPTHEEQDFEMPEEQFKQKEPLVCKFEKKGRNGKPVTIVEGWEGSEEDLKKISKKIKTTLGIGGSEKDGTIIIQGDNRDKIMDILKEMGYKTKRVGG; this comes from the coding sequence ATGGATTTACGAGATCAATTGAAGAACCTTTTTCCTACTCATGAAGAGCAGGATTTTGAGATGCCTGAAGAGCAATTTAAGCAAAAAGAGCCTTTGGTATGTAAGTTTGAGAAAAAAGGAAGAAACGGAAAACCTGTAACGATCGTTGAAGGTTGGGAAGGAAGCGAGGAAGATTTAAAGAAAATCTCAAAAAAAATAAAAACCACACTGGGAATAGGTGGTTCTGAAAAGGATGGAACGATTATTATTCAAGGGGATAATCGTGATAAAATAATGGATATCCTTAAAGAAATGGGATATAAAACCAAAAGAGTTGGCGGATAA